Proteins from a genomic interval of Paenibacillus sp. RC334:
- the hydF gene encoding [FeFe] hydrogenase H-cluster maturation GTPase HydF has protein sequence MGMNDTPRSNRPHITLLGRRNAGKSSILNTLTGQPAAVVSPVGGTTTDPVFKPMELLPVGPIVLVDTAGLDDEGEIGALRRNKTLEILNSTDLALLIIDATTGVSAFEHGLLEKLRAKKIPVIGVLNKTDILAETEKITATLGAELDLSLIPFSASKQWGDAEVKKAIMDALPQNEDRFRIVGDLLSPGDFVVLVVPIDKAAPKGRLILPQQQTIRDTLESDAIAVVTKEHELRLTLERLGRKPRLVITDSQAFMKVAADTPKDVPLTSFSILFARHKGDLDELVRGARAIDRLKDGDRVLIAEACTHQCQSDDIGRVKIPRWLRQTIGKRLIIEHASGSSFPDDLSEYALVIHCGACMLNRRTMLHRMAETEAAGVPIVNYGIFIAFVQGVFPRAIECFPSAMLAWEQAVGAGSHS, from the coding sequence ATGGGAATGAATGATACTCCCCGTAGCAACCGACCGCACATCACCCTGCTCGGTCGCCGTAACGCTGGCAAATCCAGCATTCTGAACACCCTGACCGGCCAGCCCGCCGCCGTGGTATCTCCCGTAGGAGGAACGACCACGGACCCCGTTTTCAAGCCGATGGAGCTGCTCCCTGTTGGCCCCATTGTTCTGGTGGATACCGCCGGACTGGACGATGAGGGTGAGATCGGAGCACTGCGCCGCAACAAAACGCTAGAAATATTAAATAGCACGGATCTGGCGCTGCTAATCATCGATGCTACTACTGGGGTTAGCGCATTCGAACATGGATTACTCGAAAAGCTGCGTGCCAAGAAGATTCCCGTCATTGGTGTATTAAACAAGACGGACATCCTTGCAGAAACAGAGAAAATAACCGCAACGCTGGGGGCTGAACTGGATTTATCCCTGATTCCTTTCAGTGCCTCTAAGCAATGGGGAGACGCGGAAGTGAAAAAGGCCATCATGGATGCCCTTCCGCAAAACGAGGATCGTTTCCGTATCGTCGGTGACCTGCTATCGCCCGGCGATTTTGTCGTGCTGGTCGTTCCAATCGACAAAGCTGCGCCAAAGGGCCGACTGATTCTGCCACAGCAGCAGACGATCCGCGATACATTGGAGAGCGATGCCATTGCCGTAGTGACTAAAGAGCATGAGCTACGGCTGACGTTGGAGCGCCTGGGGCGCAAGCCCCGCTTGGTCATTACCGATTCACAGGCTTTTATGAAGGTTGCCGCAGATACTCCCAAGGATGTGCCCCTGACCTCCTTTTCCATCCTGTTCGCCCGTCATAAAGGTGACCTTGATGAACTCGTACGAGGTGCAAGAGCCATTGACCGTCTCAAGGATGGCGACCGCGTACTCATTGCCGAAGCCTGTACGCATCAATGTCAGTCTGACGATATCGGTCGTGTGAAAATCCCCCGTTGGCTCCGTCAAACGATAGGCAAACGTCTCATCATCGAGCATGCATCCGGTTCCAGCTTTCCTGATGATCTAAGCGAATATGCGCTGGTTATTCACTGCGGGGCATGCATGCTCAATCGACGTACCATGCTGCACCGGATGGCAGAAACGGAAGCCGCCGGGGTACCCATTGTGAACTATGGTATTTTCATCGCCTTCGTGCAGGGGGTCTTCCCCCGTGCCATCGAATGCTTCCCATCCGCTATGCTGGCATGGGAGCAAGCCGTTGGTGCTGGCAGCCATTCCTGA
- the hydG gene encoding [FeFe] hydrogenase H-cluster radical SAM maturase HydG, giving the protein MSEVREKVSADFINEAEIMAAVEQGKQEATDRNRILDILEKGRACRGLSATEAAALLHVDDPELLEEMFRSSRAVKEQIYGNRIVLFAPLYVSNHCVNNCEYCGYKHTNDSFTRSRLTPEELVEEVRVLQELGHKRLVLEAGEDPLNCPIDYIVDCLRQIYEVKVDNGSIRRINVNIASTTEEDYRKLAEVGIGTYILFQETYHRESYRKYHLQGPKRNYDWHTTAMDRAMRAGIDDVGIGVLYGLYDFRYETIAMLKHAEHLEEVFGCGPHTVSVPRLRPAENVDLERYPYLVNDEDFMKIVSVLRLAVPYAGMILSTREEPEYRDRVIGLGVSQISAGSATGVGAYAKQDTEDKPQFEVGDHRSPVEIIKSLCRGGYMPSYCTACYREGRTGDRFMELAKSGQIHNVCQPNSLLTFQEYLLDYGDEEARELGAAALRDNLERIPHESSRRLTLGKLERLEAGERDLYF; this is encoded by the coding sequence GTGAGTGAAGTACGGGAGAAAGTGTCGGCGGATTTCATTAATGAGGCAGAGATTATGGCAGCGGTGGAGCAGGGAAAGCAGGAAGCAACAGATCGAAACCGTATTTTAGACATTTTGGAGAAGGGAAGAGCTTGCCGGGGATTGAGTGCGACTGAAGCGGCGGCTCTTTTGCATGTGGATGATCCTGAACTGCTGGAGGAAATGTTTAGATCCTCACGGGCGGTGAAAGAGCAGATTTACGGCAATCGGATTGTACTGTTTGCCCCCCTATATGTAAGTAACCACTGTGTCAATAACTGCGAATACTGCGGCTATAAGCATACCAATGACAGCTTTACCCGCAGCCGTTTGACACCGGAGGAACTGGTCGAGGAGGTCAGAGTGCTTCAGGAGTTGGGGCATAAGCGCCTCGTACTGGAAGCGGGGGAAGATCCGCTCAATTGTCCGATTGATTATATCGTAGATTGTCTGCGTCAGATTTATGAGGTTAAAGTGGACAATGGCAGCATACGCCGAATCAACGTCAATATTGCTTCCACAACCGAAGAAGACTATCGGAAGCTGGCAGAGGTAGGAATTGGTACGTATATTTTGTTCCAGGAAACGTATCATCGCGAAAGCTACCGCAAATATCATCTTCAAGGGCCAAAACGGAATTATGACTGGCACACGACTGCCATGGACCGCGCTATGCGAGCAGGGATAGACGATGTGGGTATTGGTGTGCTGTATGGTTTATACGATTTCCGTTATGAGACGATAGCTATGCTTAAGCATGCTGAGCATCTGGAGGAAGTGTTTGGCTGTGGTCCTCACACGGTTTCGGTTCCACGGTTACGTCCGGCTGAAAATGTGGATCTGGAGCGCTATCCGTATTTGGTCAACGACGAGGATTTTATGAAAATTGTGTCCGTTCTCCGACTGGCTGTGCCTTATGCAGGTATGATTTTGTCTACACGTGAAGAACCGGAATACAGAGACCGTGTTATTGGTCTGGGTGTGTCACAAATTAGTGCAGGTTCAGCTACGGGTGTAGGGGCTTATGCAAAACAGGATACGGAAGATAAACCCCAGTTCGAGGTCGGGGATCATCGTTCGCCGGTGGAAATCATCAAAAGTCTGTGTCGTGGCGGATATATGCCAAGCTATTGCACAGCCTGCTATCGCGAAGGAAGAACCGGAGATCGGTTCATGGAGCTGGCCAAATCAGGCCAGATTCACAACGTATGCCAGCCCAATTCGCTGCTGACCTTTCAGGAGTACCTGTTGGATTATGGAGATGAAGAGGCACGTGAGCTGGGAGCTGCCGCCCTGCGTGATAATTTGGAGCGTATTCCGCATGAATCGTCACGTCGTTTGACACTGGGAAAGCTGGAACGCTTGGAAGCGGGCGAGCGGGATTTGTATTTTTAG
- the hydE gene encoding [FeFe] hydrogenase H-cluster radical SAM maturase HydE, which yields MADGKEWTHTEMTELLVCLEEEPTVRTQLRKLAARIKMERYGKGVFLRGLIEFSSICRQDCMYCGLRASNKQADRYRLQPEEILACCAEGYELGYRTFVLQSGEDYWFTAARLAKLIREIKSRFTDVAVTLSIGERDDETYALLYEAGADRFLLRHETASPRLYAKLHPTMTIESRRSRLLALQRIGFQIGAGCMVGLPGQTNSDLADDLVYLHSLSPDMIGIGPFLPHSNTPLRDASQGSMEKALDIVSLSRLVVPDALIPASTAMGTIHPQGREKALQAGANVVMPNLSPLAVRPKYAIYENKICLGDESAQCRHCLELRIRGAGFEVDMGRGDSLRVQRQLLSQ from the coding sequence CTGGCTGACGGCAAGGAATGGACGCATACGGAAATGACGGAGCTGCTGGTATGTCTGGAGGAAGAACCGACGGTGCGGACACAGTTACGAAAACTGGCAGCTCGCATCAAAATGGAGCGTTACGGTAAAGGTGTTTTTTTACGTGGATTAATTGAGTTCTCCAGCATATGTCGTCAGGACTGCATGTATTGCGGGCTACGGGCCTCGAATAAGCAGGCGGATCGCTACCGTTTGCAACCGGAAGAAATTTTGGCCTGTTGCGCGGAAGGGTATGAGCTGGGATATCGGACCTTTGTCCTGCAAAGCGGCGAAGATTACTGGTTCACAGCAGCCCGGCTGGCGAAACTGATTCGGGAGATCAAAAGCCGTTTTACCGATGTGGCCGTTACACTGTCCATTGGTGAGCGGGATGATGAAACCTATGCGCTATTATACGAGGCGGGGGCGGACCGCTTTTTGCTGCGGCATGAGACGGCTTCACCGCGTTTGTACGCCAAGCTGCATCCGACGATGACGATAGAAAGCAGGCGCAGTCGTCTGCTGGCCTTGCAGCGAATCGGATTTCAGATCGGGGCTGGATGTATGGTTGGTTTACCGGGACAAACGAACAGTGATTTGGCAGACGATTTGGTCTATTTGCACAGCTTGTCGCCGGATATGATCGGGATTGGACCGTTTTTACCGCATAGCAACACGCCGCTCCGGGATGCCAGTCAGGGAAGCATGGAAAAGGCGCTGGATATTGTTTCGTTGTCCCGGTTGGTCGTTCCAGATGCGCTTATTCCTGCTTCGACAGCGATGGGAACGATCCATCCCCAAGGTCGGGAGAAGGCGCTACAGGCGGGAGCGAATGTAGTTATGCCCAATTTGTCGCCACTTGCAGTGAGGCCGAAGTATGCCATTTATGAAAATAAAATATGCTTGGGTGATGAATCTGCCCAATGTCGACATTGCCTGGAGCTGCGCATCCGTGGAGCGGGGTTTGAAGTCGATATGGGGCGTGGTGATAGTTTGAGGGTGCAGCGACAGCTCCTAAGTCAATGA
- a CDS encoding alkaline phosphatase — MANDATALARWYKGSSLTLDSMASGMVRTHSADAPIADSAPAGEGLEAKLDADRSNIKEVLSTYFGITDLTDEEVKTIKDAKEGSVNYAVGPIISKGANIGWTTGGHTGGDVVLYTYTPNGDRPSGVIDNTDVNKYMTRVLGLEQQAVDLIQ; from the coding sequence ATGGCTAATGATGCCACTGCACTGGCTAGATGGTATAAAGGTTCTTCCTTAACGTTAGACAGCATGGCAAGTGGTATGGTGCGCACGCATTCTGCGGATGCTCCGATTGCAGATTCCGCTCCAGCAGGTGAAGGCTTGGAAGCCAAGCTGGATGCAGATCGCAGCAACATTAAAGAAGTGCTGTCCACGTATTTTGGTATTACGGATCTGACGGATGAGGAAGTAAAAACGATCAAAGATGCCAAAGAAGGCAGCGTGAACTATGCAGTCGGACCGATCATTAGCAAAGGCGCAAATATTGGCTGGACTACAGGTGGTCATACGGGTGGTGATGTTGTGCTGTACACTTATACGCCGAACGGAGATCGTCCGTCCGGCGTGATCGACAACACGGATGTCAATAAATACATGACACGTGTACTCGGACTGGAACAGCAGGCGGTTGATTTAATTCAATAA
- a CDS encoding amidohydrolase family protein: MGNNIQKELTYHNIFVAGIDGKRFDITISNGRFSSIAESVSPYAQQNSPDGDLWISPGVIDLHTHLAWTDFNHTDQEKRDELEIEVMQAQAFEATFRAGVTSVRDAGGLLPSTVKHIGQHYSQALRVYTCGDMLGAGDARGLKHLERRVTEMIDSGASWIKILATGGLGSSPDTVLNPIFSEEEFSYIVRSARARNIKVMVHTWGGPTVDWSIDAGVESIEHGMYLTEDQANRLAQSRTAFVPTASIYRIAADPSGVLSLDREICDRAARAAEAHPKAVSYAKRAGVRIAFGTDFATPSLHGRNLEELDTLIDCGLTRKEAWQAATEFAAEILGYGDRLGRIKENYTADTILFNADPYKSQNAKALRESIVSVIQGEFE; this comes from the coding sequence ATGGGAAATAACATTCAAAAAGAGCTAACATATCATAATATATTTGTGGCGGGGATTGATGGGAAACGATTCGATATTACGATCAGCAATGGTCGTTTTTCGTCCATTGCAGAGTCCGTATCTCCGTACGCGCAACAAAATAGTCCAGATGGCGACTTATGGATTAGCCCCGGCGTAATTGACCTTCATACGCATTTGGCATGGACGGATTTTAATCATACTGACCAGGAGAAGCGCGATGAACTGGAGATCGAAGTGATGCAGGCGCAAGCCTTTGAGGCTACTTTCCGGGCTGGAGTGACTTCGGTGCGTGATGCAGGTGGGCTTTTGCCAAGTACGGTGAAGCATATAGGTCAGCATTACAGCCAGGCTTTAAGGGTTTATACCTGTGGTGATATGCTTGGAGCCGGAGATGCACGGGGTCTTAAGCATTTGGAACGGCGGGTAACAGAAATGATTGATTCCGGGGCAAGCTGGATTAAAATTCTTGCAACGGGGGGGCTAGGATCGTCGCCAGATACAGTGCTGAACCCGATTTTTTCTGAGGAAGAATTCTCTTATATTGTCCGTAGCGCCCGTGCACGTAACATAAAAGTCATGGTTCATACCTGGGGCGGACCTACTGTGGACTGGTCTATCGACGCTGGCGTGGAATCTATAGAGCATGGAATGTATTTGACCGAGGATCAAGCCAACCGGCTTGCGCAATCCAGGACAGCCTTTGTGCCTACTGCTTCCATCTATCGTATTGCTGCAGACCCGTCTGGAGTTCTTTCACTCGACAGGGAAATTTGTGATCGCGCCGCCCGCGCCGCCGAAGCCCATCCTAAAGCTGTCAGCTATGCCAAAAGAGCAGGCGTACGAATTGCGTTCGGTACAGATTTTGCCACACCTTCGTTACATGGACGCAACCTTGAGGAATTAGATACACTCATAGACTGTGGATTAACTCGAAAAGAGGCCTGGCAGGCTGCCACGGAATTCGCCGCTGAAATTTTGGGATATGGGGACAGATTGGGACGTATAAAAGAAAACTACACAGCAGATACAATCCTTTTTAATGCTGATCCATATAAGTCACAAAACGCCAAAGCACTGCGTGAAAGTATCGTATCGGTAATTCAGGGGGAATTTGAGTGA
- a CDS encoding aminotransferase class V-fold PLP-dependent enzyme, giving the protein MSQNNKGFVPLTISEFDTLTNLLSKLLSTQESPVIIPGEAILGIEAIAAGIAAPDRTILNIVTGPYGTIFGNWLARGGAEVIELKTSFDEVVTVDEVAAAIERYNPCALSFVQAEVVTGGSNPTREILELARRSNIITVIDSVSAIGGEPVLMDEWGIDFVAVGAQKALAGPNGISAVGISPRGWEFLASNENAPRNSILSLLDLKRSPNHVTPVRVPANIPVLEARALIEALKLIEEEGLEAVNRRHCLTTSAAIAGITALGLEPWQRNKDSYSTLTTTVRIPQGSHFNIEQPIGIVAPGDGELHHKLLRINHFGAKANQQSVEEAILTLAELMHQDPDHALTAQRSIWGNKDGK; this is encoded by the coding sequence ATGAGTCAAAATAATAAAGGATTTGTACCTCTTACAATATCGGAGTTTGATACGCTAACTAACTTGCTCTCCAAACTCCTGTCCACCCAGGAATCTCCGGTAATCATACCGGGCGAGGCGATCCTGGGAATTGAAGCCATAGCAGCAGGCATAGCTGCGCCCGACCGTACAATTCTAAACATTGTGACAGGTCCCTATGGAACGATCTTCGGGAACTGGCTTGCGCGCGGCGGAGCAGAAGTCATCGAGCTCAAAACATCTTTTGATGAAGTGGTAACTGTAGATGAAGTCGCCGCAGCGATTGAGCGATATAACCCATGTGCGCTTTCTTTCGTGCAGGCAGAAGTGGTCACAGGAGGCTCCAATCCAACAAGGGAAATATTGGAGCTTGCGCGTCGGTCAAATATTATAACCGTGATAGATTCAGTTTCGGCAATCGGGGGCGAACCGGTGCTTATGGACGAGTGGGGAATCGATTTTGTAGCTGTGGGCGCGCAAAAAGCATTAGCCGGCCCTAACGGGATCAGCGCTGTGGGGATTTCTCCCCGTGGTTGGGAGTTTCTGGCCTCCAACGAAAATGCGCCGCGCAATTCCATTCTGTCTTTGCTTGACTTAAAGCGCTCCCCTAATCATGTGACGCCCGTGCGAGTTCCTGCCAACATCCCTGTTTTGGAAGCCCGGGCGCTGATAGAGGCATTAAAGCTTATTGAAGAAGAAGGACTGGAAGCGGTCAACCGCCGCCATTGCTTAACTACATCCGCTGCAATTGCCGGCATTACAGCCTTGGGCCTTGAGCCGTGGCAGCGGAACAAAGACAGCTACTCAACGTTGACTACAACGGTTCGGATTCCTCAAGGCAGCCATTTCAATATCGAACAGCCCATAGGTATTGTCGCTCCCGGGGACGGAGAATTGCATCATAAACTCTTACGAATTAACCATTTTGGAGCGAAGGCAAATCAGCAAAGCGTTGAAGAAGCCATCCTGACGCTTGCAGAGCTTATGCATCAAGATCCTGATCATGCGCTGACGGCCCAAAGGTCAATCTGGGGGAATAAAGATGGGAAATAA
- a CDS encoding ATP-binding cassette domain-containing protein: MKTALRIENITVAYGKFTALDQVSLELQERTTLGLVGESGSGKSTLARVIAGLIAPDEGQIMLGSQVLGKRRSREQHKRIQMVFQNPDSSLNPKHTIRQILAEALLFHKIVDRAQVDKRCRELLTRVHIDESALGRFPHEFSGGQRQRIAIARALSVEPSILIADEPTSALDVSVQRSMLELLSTLKSELNLTMLFISHDLGVINAISDIVAVMRQGKLVEINPKEKFFSRPETPYSRELLSAVPKMPISHSAGGIYESK; the protein is encoded by the coding sequence ATGAAAACAGCCTTGCGGATAGAAAATATAACGGTTGCTTATGGTAAGTTCACCGCACTTGATCAAGTAAGCCTGGAGCTGCAGGAGCGTACCACGCTTGGTCTTGTGGGAGAATCGGGTTCAGGAAAGTCTACCCTCGCGCGGGTAATAGCCGGGCTGATCGCCCCGGATGAGGGCCAGATCATGCTGGGTTCTCAGGTACTGGGCAAGCGACGGAGCCGGGAGCAGCATAAAAGAATACAAATGGTTTTCCAAAACCCGGATTCCTCGCTAAATCCAAAGCATACGATCAGGCAAATCCTTGCCGAAGCCTTGCTTTTTCACAAGATTGTTGACCGCGCTCAAGTGGACAAGAGATGTAGGGAACTGCTTACACGTGTTCACATCGATGAAAGCGCCCTTGGCAGATTCCCTCACGAATTTTCCGGCGGTCAGCGTCAGCGGATAGCAATTGCCCGCGCATTGAGCGTTGAGCCAAGCATACTTATCGCAGATGAACCAACGAGCGCACTGGATGTTTCGGTACAACGGAGTATGCTTGAACTGTTGAGCACACTCAAATCGGAGCTTAATCTTACGATGCTTTTTATCTCTCATGACCTGGGAGTTATAAATGCCATAAGCGATATTGTTGCTGTAATGCGGCAGGGGAAGCTGGTTGAGATCAACCCCAAGGAGAAATTCTTTTCTCGTCCTGAAACGCCTTATAGCCGTGAGCTTTTGTCCGCTGTTCCCAAAATGCCAATATCCCATTCTGCAGGAGGTATTTATGAGTCAAAATAA